The sequence AATACATAATTGaatagtatattaaaattaaatttttgtattaaaaaaataaaaaaactagaaGCCCATTATAAAAAATGGGCCGAGTGGGAAGCCCATGTGAATTTAGAAGCTGCGAAAGATTTCTATTAGCTGCGTCTCTTTAAACTCAGTCATCGCTGATTGCTGTCTCTTCCACCATTCGCTCATCAGATCTCAAGCTTCTTCCCTCACACCCTCAGGTACCATTACCAACTCGCTAAccataatcctaatcctagttTTCCCATTTATTgttaaatgattaattttttaggTATTTGTATCTTGAGGTTTTGATTAAGTAGTTCTCATACAATCTGACCCTATTTATCGTTTCCAAAATTTGCCCTAAATATTCATTTATTTCCCCTATAGATGTTTTTTTTTATCAGATGTATCTAATTTTGGTGATTTTGATGCTCCGTTACGTTCACATGGAAACTATAATTTAAACGCAAAGCTACCCGTTTTAAATTCTTATATTCTGTAAAGATCGTATTTAATATCAGTGATGCCCTTTAGATGGAGATAACATAAAATTTCCCTTAATTCTGTTATGTGCTAGATTGGACAATGCATAATCCATCTTCTGTTATGTGCAGACATAATCGGTGTTTTGGTTTCTGGGCGGTTATAGATGTTAGCAGTATTTTGTTCACAAAATTCAGTTGAAATATCTCAGCTGCTTTGACGTATTTAGTTACCTGTAATTCATATATTGTTTCATGCTGTTAATCATGTTGATCCTTGTAGTGTTTCCCCGAGCCCAACATTTTGGGTTTATTTTTAATCTTATGAGTGGCTGGAAATATAAAGGATATTCACTATGTGTTATTGAGAATTTATATGTAATGTTACTGCTAATGGGGTATACAGTTTATTATATTCATGGGTGACTAGGAATTCAATTGTTCTAACATGGTGGTGGTTAATGATCCGGTTCATTTAGAACCTATGGTTATATTTGAAATGGGTCTCAACTTGTCAACTTCACAATTTCGATATATCATCTGTTGCATTGTTTGATTTGGTATCCTCTCTGTTGAGTTATTCCTGATGTTTTGAGTTTTGGCCCTACTTAATTAGTTACTGTTTTGTGcagtttactctctaatcatgtCAGGCAAGTATATCATATCTGCTATTGTTGGATCATTTGGAATTGCATATGTCTGTGATTCTGTAATTTCAGACAGAAAGATATTTGGAGGTAGGTAGTGCTGCCGTAAGAATTAATCTGGCCTGTGGCCATTTTTAGCTGACTGTAATTGCTAACTCCTTTTTTGTTGGTTCAGGAACTACCCCTGGCACTGTTGCAAACAAGGGATGGTGGGAAGAGACCGACAAGAAATTCCAGGCATGGCCACGCACTGCTGGTCCACCAGTGGTCATGAACCCCATTAGCCGCCAGAATTTCATTGTGAAGTCTCGTTCCGAGTCTTGATTCCTGaattttgttaattgatttttAGTTGGCTGGTTCACCTTGTTCATGGGatccatgagctatatgtttgaGGCTATACTCTTGTAGTTCAATTAGTGATGCCTACTCTTTCATTACCGACCTTAGTGTCGAATGTTTTTATGTCTAAATAAAATGTTACTGATGAAATCTTGAATTGATTGATACGTATTCTTGGGTTGGAATTATAAATTTGTTTTGCCTTTACCATCCCACCATGGTATCATTAGTAATCAATGACACTACAAATATGTTTAGTAGGGATGTGTAAAATTTGTCATAGTAATTTTGGTCAGAGACGATGTTAAGTATGCTGAGAAAAAGGATAAGGTTATTTATGAGGCTTTATGATGCAAATGAGGCTTTAATGTAGCTGCTGCTTGAGACTGGTTTACCTCTCCTTCATAATTGAAGGAtaatctatctatctattcttaatatatagaAGTAGATACATAAGTTTACCTATATTACTTTTAAGACATCTTTCTTCTCTTACTAATGCCATGTCAGCAACATCGTttacttggcaaaattttagaatcaactaCTCAATTTTTGTCAAATCAtctattattttcaaatcaacaaaaaaaa is a genomic window of Arachis ipaensis cultivar K30076 chromosome B06, Araip1.1, whole genome shotgun sequence containing:
- the LOC107645471 gene encoding uncharacterized protein LOC107645471, with the protein product MSGKYIISAIVGSFGIAYVCDSVISDRKIFGGTTPGTVANKGWWEETDKKFQAWPRTAGPPVVMNPISRQNFIVKSRSES